One Streptomyces sp. R28 DNA window includes the following coding sequences:
- a CDS encoding flavin monoamine oxidase family protein — translation MARERQLPPLPSLPRISRRSLLGGAAAAAGAATLTTTTAGPASAATRAVDVAIVGAGLAGLTAARDLVAAGKSVVVLEARNRVGGRVMGLDLAGGGTTEGGGEFIGPTQDRIKALADSLGVQTFATYNTGDNLLHKDGKKTPYATDGILGSVPPIDAAGLANAAIVQATLDDLAKQIPVAAPWTAAKADEWDRQTFETWLRANAVVPSAKFLFDVACTSIFSAEPRELSFLFVLFYIAAAGNASHPGTLERLTETANGAQELRFVGGSQLVPIKLAATLGDRVVLNAPVRTIARSGGIYLVTADGITVTAKRVVVAVPPPIAARISYDPLLPAARDQLMQRLPMASVGKAIAIYDTPFWRADGLNGQVVSDTGVVSSTFDNSPPDASYGALMGFIEADEARKLDAASEAEVRAAVLKDYVTYFGEKAASPTSFVLQRWNNEAYTRGGPVSIAAPGVLTQYGPALREPVGGIHWAGTETSTYWMGFMDGAVRSGERVAKEVLEAL, via the coding sequence GTGGCACGCGAAAGACAGCTCCCCCCGCTCCCCTCACTCCCCCGGATCTCCCGGCGCTCGCTGCTCGGCGGCGCGGCCGCCGCAGCCGGCGCCGCGACCCTCACCACGACCACCGCCGGCCCGGCCTCGGCGGCCACACGCGCGGTGGACGTCGCCATCGTCGGCGCCGGTCTGGCCGGCCTCACCGCGGCCCGCGACCTGGTGGCGGCCGGCAAGTCGGTCGTCGTCCTGGAGGCCCGCAACCGCGTGGGCGGCCGGGTGATGGGCCTCGACCTCGCGGGCGGTGGAACCACCGAGGGCGGCGGCGAGTTCATCGGCCCCACCCAGGACCGCATCAAGGCGCTCGCCGACTCACTCGGCGTGCAGACCTTCGCCACCTACAACACCGGCGACAACCTCCTCCACAAAGATGGCAAGAAGACCCCCTACGCCACCGACGGCATCCTCGGCTCGGTCCCGCCCATCGACGCGGCCGGGCTCGCCAACGCCGCGATCGTGCAGGCCACGCTCGACGACCTGGCCAAGCAGATCCCGGTCGCCGCGCCCTGGACCGCCGCGAAGGCCGACGAGTGGGACCGGCAGACCTTCGAGACCTGGCTGCGCGCCAACGCCGTCGTCCCGTCCGCCAAGTTCCTCTTCGACGTGGCCTGCACGTCGATCTTCTCGGCCGAACCCCGTGAACTCTCCTTCCTGTTCGTCCTCTTCTACATCGCCGCCGCCGGCAACGCCTCCCACCCAGGCACCCTGGAACGCCTCACCGAGACCGCGAACGGCGCCCAGGAACTGCGCTTCGTCGGCGGCTCCCAGCTGGTGCCGATCAAACTCGCCGCCACGCTCGGCGACCGGGTGGTGCTCAACGCCCCGGTGCGCACGATCGCCCGGTCCGGCGGCATCTACCTCGTGACCGCCGACGGCATCACCGTCACGGCCAAGCGGGTCGTCGTCGCCGTACCCCCGCCGATCGCCGCCCGCATCTCCTACGACCCCCTCCTCCCGGCCGCCCGCGACCAGCTCATGCAGCGCCTGCCGATGGCCTCGGTCGGCAAGGCGATCGCGATCTACGACACCCCCTTCTGGCGCGCCGACGGCCTCAACGGCCAGGTCGTCAGCGACACCGGCGTGGTCAGCTCCACCTTCGACAACTCCCCGCCCGACGCCTCCTACGGCGCCCTGATGGGCTTCATCGAGGCCGACGAGGCCCGCAAGCTGGACGCCGCGAGCGAGGCGGAGGTCCGGGCGGCCGTGCTGAAGGACTACGTCACGTACTTCGGCGAGAAAGCGGCCTCCCCCACCTCCTTCGTCCTGCAACGCTGGAACAACGAGGCCTACACCCGCGGCGGCCCCGTCTCCATCGCCGCGCCCGGCGTCCTGACCCAGTACGGTCCCGCCCTGCGCGAGCCCGTCGGCGGCATCCACTGGGCCGGGACGGAGACCTCCACCTACTGGATGGGCTTCATGGACGGGGCGGTGCGGTCGGGGGAGCGGGTGGCGAAGGAGGTACTGGAGGCGCTCTGA
- a CDS encoding acetate--CoA ligase family protein has product MLGSTHGTLTTDSRRARVIACGEQPGPAVHGRPAEVDDLDVSGRPLYSDVPDLDRFFRPASVAVIGASDAEGRPNTGVTRQLVAWSERVGARLHPVHPNRPSVFGIPCSPSVADLPEQVDLAVLLVADPLPVIEELAEAKVKFAVVFASGFAETGEEGAASQDRLTAAVERSGMRLLGPNTNLNAFERFRDDLDGPSIALITQSGHQGRPVFALQELGIRLTHWAPTGNEADLETADFISYFAERPEVGAIACYVEGLKDGRSFLLAADRAARRKVPVVAVKVGRTETGARTAASHTGKLTGADAVVDAAMRQYGVIRVDGLDELQDTAALLARARPPRAEGVVVYSISGGTGAHFADLASEAGLTLPVLSQAKQAELHQWIPEYLSVVNPVDNGGHPVGDRRGRKIIDAILDDPDVGVLICPVTGPFPPLSDRLVQDLVDAAERTAKLVCVVWGSPVGTEPAYREVLLGSSRVATFRTVANCITAVRAYLDHHRFVAGYRSPFDEAPRTLSPSFRKARALMRPGQQLSEHAAKQLLRAYGIRVPREQLVTSAAAAVRAAGLVGYPVVMKASGARIAHKTELGLVKIGLTSASQVRDAYRELTDIARYEDVSLDGVLVCQMVERGVEMVVGATHDELFGPTVTVGLGGVLVEVLGDTAVRVPPFGEEQARDMCAELRGRALLHGVRGRPPADLDALVEVVLRVQRMALELQDDLAELDINPLMVLPQGQGAVALDALAICRPAPEQPS; this is encoded by the coding sequence ATGCTTGGATCAACCCACGGCACCCTCACCACCGACTCCCGCCGGGCCCGGGTCATCGCCTGCGGCGAACAGCCCGGGCCCGCCGTCCACGGCCGGCCGGCCGAGGTCGACGATCTCGATGTCAGCGGCCGTCCGCTCTACTCCGACGTGCCCGATCTGGACCGCTTCTTCCGGCCGGCGTCGGTCGCGGTGATCGGCGCCTCGGACGCCGAGGGCCGGCCGAACACCGGTGTCACCCGCCAGCTGGTCGCCTGGTCCGAGCGGGTCGGCGCCCGGCTCCATCCCGTGCACCCGAACCGTCCGTCCGTCTTCGGCATCCCGTGCTCTCCCTCCGTCGCCGACCTGCCCGAGCAGGTCGATCTCGCCGTACTGCTGGTCGCCGACCCCCTTCCGGTGATCGAGGAACTGGCCGAGGCCAAGGTGAAGTTCGCCGTCGTCTTCGCCTCCGGGTTCGCGGAGACCGGCGAGGAGGGCGCCGCCTCACAGGACCGGCTCACCGCCGCCGTCGAGCGGTCCGGGATGCGGCTGCTGGGCCCCAACACCAACCTCAACGCCTTCGAACGGTTCCGCGACGACCTGGACGGCCCCTCGATCGCCCTGATCACCCAGTCCGGCCACCAGGGCCGCCCCGTCTTCGCCCTCCAGGAACTCGGCATCCGCCTGACCCACTGGGCGCCCACGGGCAACGAGGCCGACCTGGAGACCGCCGACTTCATCTCCTACTTCGCCGAGCGGCCCGAGGTCGGAGCCATCGCCTGCTACGTCGAGGGCCTCAAGGACGGCCGGTCCTTCCTGCTCGCCGCCGACCGGGCCGCCCGCCGCAAGGTGCCGGTCGTCGCCGTCAAGGTGGGCCGCACCGAGACCGGTGCCCGCACGGCCGCCTCACACACCGGCAAGCTGACCGGCGCGGACGCGGTGGTGGACGCGGCGATGCGGCAGTACGGGGTGATCCGGGTCGACGGCCTGGACGAACTCCAGGACACCGCCGCCCTGTTGGCCCGAGCGCGGCCGCCCCGGGCCGAGGGCGTCGTCGTCTATTCGATCTCGGGCGGCACGGGCGCGCACTTCGCCGACCTGGCGAGCGAGGCGGGCCTCACGCTGCCGGTGCTGTCGCAGGCCAAGCAGGCCGAGCTGCACCAGTGGATACCCGAGTACCTGAGCGTGGTCAACCCGGTCGACAACGGCGGCCATCCCGTCGGCGACCGGCGCGGCCGGAAGATCATCGACGCGATCCTCGACGACCCCGACGTCGGGGTGCTGATCTGCCCGGTCACCGGCCCCTTCCCGCCGCTCAGCGACCGGCTCGTCCAGGACCTGGTGGACGCGGCCGAACGGACGGCCAAGCTGGTGTGCGTGGTGTGGGGGTCGCCGGTCGGCACCGAGCCGGCGTACCGCGAGGTGCTGCTCGGCTCCTCGCGCGTGGCCACCTTCCGCACAGTGGCGAACTGCATCACCGCCGTCCGCGCTTACCTCGACCACCATCGCTTCGTCGCCGGCTACCGCTCCCCGTTCGACGAGGCCCCGCGCACGCTCTCGCCCTCCTTCCGCAAGGCGCGGGCGCTGATGCGCCCGGGCCAGCAGCTGAGCGAGCACGCGGCGAAGCAGTTGCTGCGGGCGTACGGAATCCGTGTCCCGCGCGAGCAGTTGGTGACCAGCGCGGCGGCCGCCGTACGGGCCGCGGGGCTGGTGGGCTACCCCGTGGTGATGAAGGCGTCCGGCGCGCGGATCGCCCACAAGACCGAGCTCGGCCTGGTCAAGATCGGGCTGACTTCCGCCAGTCAAGTACGCGATGCCTACCGTGAGTTGACGGACATCGCCCGCTACGAGGACGTCTCCCTGGACGGCGTCCTGGTCTGCCAGATGGTCGAGCGGGGCGTCGAGATGGTGGTGGGCGCCACCCACGACGAGCTGTTCGGCCCGACGGTGACGGTCGGACTCGGCGGGGTGCTCGTGGAGGTCCTGGGCGACACCGCCGTACGCGTGCCGCCCTTCGGTGAGGAGCAGGCGCGGGACATGTGCGCGGAACTGCGCGGGCGGGCCCTGCTCCACGGGGTCAGGGGGCGCCCCCCGGCCGACCTGGACGCGCTCGTGGAAGTCGTCCTGCGGGTGCAGCGCATGGCCCTGGAACTTCAGGACGACCTCGCGGAGCTGGACATCAACCCGCTGATGGTGCTGCCGCAGGGGCAGGGGGCAGTGGCGCTGGACGCCTTGGCCATCTGCCGGCCGGCCCCTGAACAGCCGTCGTAA
- a CDS encoding enoyl-CoA hydratase/isomerase family protein, protein MSADSLVQHATDNQVCRITLNRPEALNAITPDQRERIIQLLADASADPGVRAVVLTGTGRGFCAGADLRGTTAGAERVAGDVARTIRLGAQRLIAAVLDCEKPVIAAVNGTAAGLGAHLAFACDLVLAAESAKFIEVFVRRGLVPDGGGAYLLPRLIGPQRAKELMFFGDALTAADAERLGLVNRVVADGELDKTAREWAERLATGPTRALALTKQLVNASLDTDRTTAFAAEAAAQEINMTTRDAREGVASFVERRSAEYKGR, encoded by the coding sequence ATTTCCGCTGATTCATTGGTACAGCACGCCACTGACAATCAGGTCTGCCGCATCACCCTCAACCGCCCCGAGGCACTCAACGCCATCACCCCTGACCAGCGCGAACGCATCATCCAACTGCTCGCCGACGCCTCCGCCGATCCCGGCGTACGGGCCGTCGTACTGACCGGTACGGGCCGTGGTTTCTGCGCGGGCGCGGACCTGCGAGGGACGACGGCCGGCGCGGAGCGCGTCGCCGGCGATGTCGCCCGCACGATCCGCCTCGGCGCCCAGCGCCTGATCGCAGCTGTCCTCGACTGCGAGAAGCCGGTGATCGCGGCGGTGAACGGCACGGCGGCCGGACTCGGCGCGCACCTCGCCTTCGCCTGCGACCTCGTACTGGCCGCCGAATCGGCGAAGTTCATCGAGGTGTTCGTCCGGCGCGGCCTCGTCCCCGACGGCGGCGGCGCCTATCTCCTCCCCCGCCTGATCGGCCCCCAGCGGGCGAAGGAGCTGATGTTCTTCGGCGACGCGCTCACCGCGGCGGACGCCGAGCGCCTCGGCCTGGTCAACCGGGTCGTCGCCGACGGGGAGTTGGACAAGACGGCCCGCGAGTGGGCCGAACGCCTCGCCACCGGCCCGACCCGTGCCCTCGCGCTCACCAAGCAGCTCGTCAACGCCTCCCTCGACACCGACCGCACCACCGCCTTCGCGGCGGAGGCGGCCGCGCAGGAGATCAACATGACGACGCGGGACGCGCGGGAGGGGGTGGCGAGCTTCGTGGAGCGCAGGAGTGCCGAGTACAAGGGCCGGTGA
- a CDS encoding flavin reductase family protein, which yields MGHAGMAAAAVRYLRSVKAAPEREPVEVLPRPELRCVGDDERAPVGQAEFRRVLGNFATGVAVVTAPATTDAPQAPTSNSTPSLSPTPAPTPAGFACQSFSSLSLDPPLIAFMVGRTSTTWPRIARAGVFCVNVLSAGQGELCRAFAVSGADKFAGVGYDAAPVSGSPRLAGTLAWIDCTIHAVHTGGDHLIVVGRVEALGASDGDEAPLLFHKGRFL from the coding sequence ATGGGACACGCAGGGATGGCGGCCGCCGCCGTCCGCTACCTCAGGTCGGTCAAGGCAGCCCCCGAACGGGAGCCCGTCGAAGTGCTGCCGCGCCCCGAGCTGCGATGCGTCGGCGACGACGAGCGGGCACCGGTCGGACAGGCCGAGTTCCGGCGGGTGCTGGGGAACTTCGCGACGGGGGTGGCCGTTGTCACGGCACCGGCCACCACCGACGCCCCGCAGGCCCCCACCTCCAACTCCACCCCCAGCCTCAGCCCCACCCCCGCTCCCACCCCCGCCGGCTTCGCCTGCCAGTCCTTCTCCTCCCTCTCCCTCGACCCGCCCCTGATCGCCTTCATGGTCGGCCGTACGTCGACGACGTGGCCGCGCATCGCCCGCGCGGGCGTGTTCTGCGTGAACGTCCTGAGCGCGGGTCAGGGCGAGTTGTGCCGCGCCTTCGCGGTGAGCGGCGCGGACAAGTTCGCGGGGGTCGGGTACGACGCGGCCCCGGTTTCCGGCTCCCCCCGCCTCGCGGGCACGCTCGCGTGGATCGACTGCACGATCCACGCGGTGCACACGGGGGGCGACCACCTGATCGTGGTGGGCCGCGTGGAGGCCCTGGGCGCGAGCGACGGGGACGAGGCGCCGCTGCTGTTCCACAAGGGGCGCTTCCTCTAG
- a CDS encoding MFS transporter — translation MTQTTQAAATAEDIRPVKGSRIHRAWFVAAVAFVTIIGAAAFRSVPGLLIDPLHREFGWSRGTISAAVSINLALYGLTAPFAAALMDRFGIRRVVAVALSMIALGSGLTVWMTAAWQLLLCWGLLVGLGSGSMALAFAATVTNRWFTERRGLVTGILTAASASGQLIFLPVLSLMVQAGNWRPAAVTVALAALAVVPFVWLLLRDHPADVDLKPYGAKEFVPKPAPVPGAARRAVTVLFSAARTGPFWLLAGTFAICGASTNGLIQTHFVPAAHDHGMTVPAAASLLAVIGVFDVVGTIASGWLTDRFEPRRLLAVYYALRGVSLLFLPMLLAPSVHPPMLFFIVFYGLDWVATVPPTVALCREQYGDDSAIVFGWVLASHQVGAALVAFLGGVVRDVFGAYDMVWYASGALCAAAALMALVIRRRTVPVGMAA, via the coding sequence GTGACCCAGACAACCCAGGCAGCAGCCACCGCAGAGGACATCCGGCCGGTCAAGGGCTCCCGCATCCATCGGGCGTGGTTCGTCGCCGCCGTAGCCTTCGTGACGATCATCGGCGCCGCCGCCTTCCGCTCCGTGCCGGGGCTGCTCATCGACCCGCTGCACCGGGAGTTCGGCTGGTCGCGCGGCACCATCAGCGCCGCCGTCTCGATCAACCTCGCGCTGTACGGGCTCACCGCCCCCTTCGCCGCCGCCCTGATGGACCGCTTCGGCATCCGGCGCGTGGTCGCGGTCGCGCTCAGCATGATCGCGCTCGGGTCGGGCCTGACGGTGTGGATGACGGCGGCCTGGCAGCTGCTGCTGTGCTGGGGCCTGCTGGTGGGCCTCGGCTCCGGTTCGATGGCGCTGGCCTTCGCGGCGACGGTCACCAACCGCTGGTTCACCGAGCGGCGCGGCCTGGTCACCGGCATCCTGACCGCCGCCTCGGCCTCCGGCCAGCTGATCTTCCTGCCCGTGCTGTCCTTGATGGTCCAGGCGGGCAACTGGCGCCCGGCCGCCGTCACGGTCGCCCTCGCGGCCCTCGCGGTCGTCCCCTTCGTCTGGCTGCTGCTGCGCGACCACCCGGCCGACGTGGACCTGAAGCCGTACGGCGCGAAGGAGTTCGTGCCCAAGCCGGCCCCCGTGCCGGGCGCCGCGCGCCGGGCGGTGACGGTGCTCTTCTCGGCGGCCCGCACCGGCCCCTTCTGGCTGCTGGCCGGCACCTTCGCGATCTGCGGCGCCTCCACCAACGGCCTCATCCAGACCCACTTCGTGCCCGCCGCACACGACCACGGCATGACCGTCCCGGCCGCCGCCTCGCTGCTCGCGGTCATCGGCGTGTTCGACGTGGTCGGCACGATCGCCTCCGGCTGGCTCACCGACCGCTTCGAGCCGCGCCGCCTGCTCGCGGTCTACTACGCCCTGCGCGGCGTCTCGCTGCTGTTCCTGCCGATGCTGCTCGCCCCGTCGGTCCACCCGCCGATGCTCTTCTTCATCGTCTTCTACGGCCTCGACTGGGTCGCCACCGTCCCACCCACCGTCGCCCTGTGCCGGGAGCAGTACGGCGACGACAGCGCGATCGTCTTCGGCTGGGTCCTCGCCTCCCACCAGGTCGGCGCCGCGTTGGTGGCCTTCCTCGGCGGGGTCGTGCGGGACGTCTTCGGGGCGTACGACATGGTCTGGTACGCGTCGGGGGCACTGTGCGCTGCGGCGGCGCTGATGGCGCTGGTGATCCGGCGGCGGACGGTTCCTGTGGGGATGGCTGCCTAG
- a CDS encoding GlxA family transcriptional regulator: MHTRTEETETEAAEVEDRGFRPHRIVVLALDGALPFELGIPHRIFGRPKNARGRHLYEVVTCSIRPPGPVQTDADFAIQVEHGPDALATADTVIVPASYELGPVFEEGVLTAELAAALAHIRPGTRLASICTGVYVLAAAGLLDGRPATTHWADAERFQRLFPRVEVDADVLFIDDGDVLTSAGVAAGIDLCLHMVRRDHGTAIANEVARRTVVPPHRDGGQAQYIHRPVPDPQQASTTAARAWALGRLHEPIQLRDMAEQEAMSVRTFTRRFREEVGVSPGQWLTQQRVERARHLLESTDLSVDQVARDAGFGTAQSMRQHLQAALGVTPTSYRRTFRAGAAHDVDTQDLSGI, translated from the coding sequence ATGCATACGAGGACCGAGGAGACGGAGACCGAGGCCGCGGAGGTCGAGGACCGCGGCTTCCGCCCGCACCGCATCGTCGTCCTGGCCCTCGACGGCGCCCTCCCCTTCGAACTGGGCATCCCGCACCGCATCTTCGGCCGCCCCAAGAACGCTCGCGGGCGGCATCTGTACGAGGTCGTCACCTGTTCGATCCGGCCCCCCGGCCCCGTGCAGACCGACGCCGACTTCGCCATCCAGGTCGAACACGGCCCAGACGCCCTCGCCACCGCCGACACCGTGATCGTCCCGGCGTCGTACGAGCTCGGCCCGGTCTTCGAGGAGGGCGTCCTCACCGCCGAACTGGCCGCCGCGCTCGCCCACATCCGCCCCGGCACCCGGCTCGCCTCGATCTGCACCGGCGTGTACGTCCTGGCCGCCGCCGGCCTCCTCGACGGACGCCCGGCCACCACCCACTGGGCGGACGCCGAGCGCTTCCAACGGCTGTTCCCGAGGGTCGAGGTCGACGCGGACGTCCTGTTCATCGACGACGGCGACGTACTGACCTCGGCCGGGGTCGCGGCCGGGATCGACCTGTGCCTGCACATGGTCCGCCGCGACCACGGCACGGCGATCGCCAACGAGGTGGCCCGCCGCACGGTCGTACCGCCCCACCGGGACGGCGGCCAGGCCCAGTACATCCACCGCCCGGTCCCCGACCCCCAGCAGGCGTCCACGACCGCGGCCCGCGCCTGGGCCCTGGGCCGGCTCCACGAACCGATCCAGCTGCGCGACATGGCCGAGCAGGAGGCCATGTCCGTACGGACCTTCACGCGCCGTTTCCGCGAGGAGGTCGGCGTCAGCCCCGGCCAGTGGCTCACCCAGCAGCGTGTCGAACGCGCCCGGCACCTGCTGGAGTCCACCGACCTGTCCGTCGACCAGGTGGCCCGGGACGCCGGCTTCGGCACCGCCCAGTCGATGCGGCAGCACCTACAGGCGGCGCTAGGTGTCACCCCCACCAGCTATCGGCGCACCTTCCGCGCAGGCGCCGCGCACGACGTCGACACCCAGGACCTCAGCGGTATTTGA
- a CDS encoding MFS transporter, giving the protein MTYRDVASKQVLIWACTAVAARMPVAMAPLALVFLVRERPGGYTLGATLAAAYVLGEIIAAPVLGMRLDPARGRCHLALGLAGGAVGFTGLGVLAGAHPLVLGAFAFLAGAAPAAAAGGQRALLTSLVPERAVAQALSAESMLMSGVWAVSPVAVAGLALGVAPRLPLLLAAALMASSIAGHWLLPAGWGKGEEEGEAGRPKRRVLIRAWPVYVTGAASLTLLGLAELTLPALLEQRGIGVGWSGPMLAGMATGAGLGAFVYGLRSWPGRLRARSVVLMCGMSAFVALAALIPGAAGIAVALVLAGTLQSGALITRNLSLREALPPGALAAGYSVMYAAAGAGYAATGSLAGGLLQVVAPSTAMVAGVVLTLLLTALGWWGEVRRARSNTAEVLGVDVVRGACAEGAPIAGGGDT; this is encoded by the coding sequence ATGACCTATCGAGACGTCGCCTCCAAGCAGGTCCTGATCTGGGCCTGCACCGCCGTCGCCGCTCGTATGCCGGTCGCCATGGCGCCGTTGGCCCTGGTGTTCCTGGTGCGGGAGCGGCCCGGCGGTTACACCCTGGGGGCGACGCTCGCGGCGGCCTACGTGCTCGGCGAGATCATCGCCGCCCCGGTCCTCGGGATGCGGCTGGACCCGGCTCGCGGCCGGTGTCATCTGGCCCTCGGGCTCGCGGGCGGGGCGGTGGGTTTCACGGGGCTCGGGGTGCTGGCCGGGGCGCACCCCCTCGTGCTGGGCGCGTTCGCGTTCCTGGCCGGTGCGGCACCGGCCGCGGCCGCCGGCGGCCAGCGGGCGCTGCTGACCTCGCTGGTCCCGGAGCGTGCCGTGGCGCAGGCGCTGTCCGCCGAGTCGATGCTGATGTCGGGCGTGTGGGCCGTCTCCCCGGTCGCGGTCGCCGGTCTCGCCCTGGGGGTGGCGCCCCGGCTGCCGCTGCTCCTCGCGGCCGCCCTGATGGCGTCGTCGATCGCGGGCCACTGGCTGCTGCCCGCCGGCTGGGGCAAGGGGGAAGAGGAGGGCGAGGCCGGCCGGCCGAAACGCCGCGTGCTGATACGCGCGTGGCCGGTGTACGTCACGGGCGCGGCCAGTCTCACCCTGCTCGGCCTCGCCGAACTCACCCTGCCCGCCCTGCTCGAGCAGCGCGGCATCGGCGTGGGCTGGTCCGGCCCGATGTTGGCGGGCATGGCGACGGGGGCGGGGCTCGGGGCGTTCGTGTACGGCCTGCGGTCGTGGCCGGGGCGGCTCCGCGCGCGCAGTGTGGTGCTGATGTGTGGCATGTCGGCCTTTGTGGCCCTCGCCGCACTGATACCGGGGGCGGCCGGGATCGCGGTCGCCCTCGTCCTGGCGGGCACACTGCAGTCGGGAGCGCTGATCACCCGCAACCTGTCGCTGCGCGAGGCCCTGCCGCCGGGCGCCCTGGCCGCCGGGTACTCCGTGATGTACGCGGCCGCGGGCGCGGGCTACGCGGCGACGGGCTCCCTCGCCGGCGGCCTGCTCCAGGTGGTCGCGCCGTCCACGGCCATGGTCGCCGGTGTGGTGCTGACCCTGCTGCTGACGGCGCTCGGCTGGTGGGGCGAGGTCCGCAGGGCCCGCTCAAATACCGCTGAGGTCCTGGGTGTCGACGTCGTGCGCGGCGCCTGCGCGGAAGGTGCGCCGATAGCTGGTGGGGGTGACACCTAG
- a CDS encoding alcohol dehydrogenase catalytic domain-containing protein, giving the protein MRGVVFDGKRVEVAYDLEVRDPGPGEVLVAISAAGLCHSDLSVVDGTIPFPVPVVLGHEGAGVVEAVGVGVTHVVPGDHVALSTLANCGTCAECDRGRPTMCRQAIGRPGQPFARSGRPVFQFASNSAFAERTVVKAVQVVRVPEDIPLPSAALIGCGVLTGVGAVLNRAKVDRGDSVVVIGAGGIGLNVIQGARIAGALRIVAVDANPAKEAVARQFGATDFLTSVKGVRELLPAGADHAFECVGRVELIRAAVDLLDRHGQAILLGVPPAGAEASFAVSSMYLDKSILGCRYGSSRPQRDIALYAELYRSGRLLLDELVTQTYPVEEFERAAADAEAGKVARAVLTF; this is encoded by the coding sequence ATGCGCGGCGTGGTGTTCGACGGAAAGCGGGTCGAGGTCGCGTACGACCTTGAGGTGCGGGACCCGGGGCCGGGTGAGGTGCTGGTCGCGATCTCGGCCGCGGGGTTGTGCCACAGCGATCTGTCCGTGGTGGACGGGACCATACCTTTTCCGGTTCCTGTGGTGCTGGGCCATGAAGGTGCGGGGGTGGTGGAAGCCGTGGGTGTGGGGGTCACCCATGTCGTGCCGGGAGATCATGTGGCCCTGTCCACGCTCGCCAACTGCGGTACGTGCGCCGAGTGCGACCGGGGGCGGCCGACCATGTGCCGGCAGGCCATCGGGCGGCCTGGGCAGCCCTTCGCCCGAAGCGGGCGGCCCGTATTCCAGTTCGCGTCCAACTCCGCGTTCGCGGAACGGACCGTGGTGAAGGCCGTGCAGGTGGTTCGTGTCCCCGAGGACATCCCCCTGCCCTCGGCCGCGCTCATCGGGTGCGGGGTGCTGACCGGAGTGGGCGCCGTGCTCAACCGGGCGAAGGTGGACCGCGGGGACAGCGTGGTCGTGATCGGTGCCGGGGGTATCGGTCTCAATGTCATTCAGGGGGCCCGGATCGCGGGTGCGCTGCGGATCGTCGCCGTGGACGCGAATCCGGCGAAGGAGGCGGTGGCGCGGCAGTTCGGGGCGACCGACTTCCTGACGTCGGTGAAGGGGGTGCGCGAGCTGCTGCCCGCGGGAGCGGACCATGCCTTCGAGTGCGTGGGGCGCGTGGAGCTGATCCGGGCGGCCGTCGATCTGCTCGACCGGCATGGACAGGCGATTCTGCTGGGCGTTCCGCCGGCCGGTGCCGAGGCCTCCTTCGCCGTGTCCTCCATGTACCTGGACAAGTCGATCCTGGGGTGCCGGTACGGGTCGTCGAGGCCGCAGCGGGACATCGCGCTGTACGCCGAGTTGTACCGGAGCGGGCGGCTGCTGCTGGACGAGCTGGTGACGCAGACGTATCCGGTCGAGGAGTTCGAGCGGGCGGCGGCGGATGCGGAGGCGGGGAAGGTGGCTCGCGCGGTGCTCACGTTCTGA